Proteins from a genomic interval of Dasania marina DSM 21967:
- a CDS encoding aminomethyltransferase family protein, which translates to MPAPLKLSPFYDLHNNYSAEVEWDNWGGFATALKITDLDQELKAVRSNAVMFDMTPVVKYRIKGPDALAYMNKMTTRQMDIAVGRVTYTCWCNEQGKVIDDGTAFRIADDEYILMPGSNRQAYFEQLAAGMDLQVSDITLELAALTVQGKKSLTMIQALGVQGLEKLKPFRFDDYESIAGTIRISRTGFFGDLGYELWLDYSQAENLWNGLVQAGITPCGLDTLCNARLEAGLIIPEGGFEFEPIDPMANTSHDFNRSPFELDLGFLIDFKKPDFIGRTALLAESENGFMWHNVGLEIEDIIPAEHGSKVMLNGIAIGFVTSGLYSVSLEKNIALATIKATLSEIGRELEVMIDNQIVNATIVNKPFVNPERKSQTPAPAL; encoded by the coding sequence ATGCCAGCGCCATTAAAACTATCCCCATTCTATGATTTACATAACAACTATAGCGCCGAGGTAGAGTGGGATAACTGGGGAGGGTTTGCTACAGCGCTGAAGATAACAGATTTAGATCAAGAGCTAAAAGCCGTACGTAGTAATGCCGTTATGTTTGATATGACGCCGGTAGTTAAATATCGAATTAAAGGCCCTGATGCCCTAGCTTATATGAATAAAATGACTACAAGGCAAATGGATATTGCCGTAGGTAGGGTAACGTATACCTGCTGGTGTAATGAACAGGGTAAGGTGATTGATGACGGCACCGCTTTTCGTATAGCAGACGATGAATATATTTTAATGCCTGGCAGCAATAGACAAGCCTACTTTGAACAGTTGGCAGCCGGTATGGATTTGCAAGTTAGCGATATCACTCTAGAGCTGGCGGCCTTAACCGTGCAGGGCAAAAAATCTTTAACTATGATTCAAGCGCTAGGCGTGCAGGGTTTAGAAAAACTAAAACCTTTTCGCTTTGATGACTATGAATCGATAGCAGGCACCATACGCATATCGCGCACCGGATTTTTTGGCGATTTAGGTTATGAATTATGGTTAGACTATAGCCAGGCCGAGAACCTGTGGAATGGTTTAGTGCAAGCCGGCATTACCCCTTGTGGCCTAGACACTTTATGCAATGCACGCTTGGAAGCTGGTTTAATTATACCTGAGGGTGGTTTTGAATTTGAGCCTATAGATCCAATGGCCAATACCAGCCATGATTTTAATCGTAGCCCCTTTGAATTGGATTTAGGCTTTTTGATTGATTTCAAAAAACCTGACTTTATAGGGCGAACAGCTTTATTAGCAGAAAGTGAAAATGGTTTTATGTGGCATAACGTAGGCCTAGAAATTGAAGATATAATCCCTGCCGAACACGGCAGCAAGGTGATGTTGAATGGCATAGCAATAGGCTTTGTAACCTCAGGCCTGTATTCAGTAAGCCTAGAAAAAAATATTGCCTTGGCAACTATTAAAGCGACCTTATCTGAAATAGGTAGAGAACTAGAGGTAATGATAGATAATCAAATCGTCAACGCTACAATAGTTAACAAGCCCTTTGTTAACCCGGAGCGAAAATCACAAACGCCAGCGCCTGCATTGTAG
- a CDS encoding HAD family hydrolase, whose protein sequence is MTTIKTITFDLDDTLWQVKPMLIKAEQQTYAWLLQNAPNIGQRFDQQALTQWRMQVHNNRPELAHQISESRRIAIAEALVEVGYPAAEAKDLAEQAFAVFIKARHQLDIFAEAEPLLQQLNNRYQLGVLTNGNADVRKLPIGRYFDFAYSAEQLNASKPAPDLFHAALQHSQCQPHELVHIGDHIEHDVQGALDAGCHAIWLNWGEEALPQGHKAHEVKGLAEVLAAVTRIESGER, encoded by the coding sequence ATGACCACCATTAAAACCATTACCTTCGATTTAGACGATACCCTCTGGCAGGTTAAGCCCATGCTCATTAAAGCCGAGCAACAAACCTACGCATGGCTATTGCAAAACGCCCCTAATATTGGCCAGCGCTTTGACCAACAAGCGCTCACGCAATGGCGTATGCAAGTGCATAACAACAGGCCAGAACTGGCCCACCAAATTAGCGAGTCACGCCGCATCGCCATAGCTGAAGCCTTAGTCGAAGTAGGCTACCCCGCCGCCGAAGCGAAAGACTTAGCCGAGCAAGCCTTTGCCGTATTTATTAAAGCCCGCCATCAGCTAGACATTTTTGCCGAGGCCGAGCCGCTACTGCAACAACTTAACAACCGCTATCAATTAGGCGTGCTCACCAACGGCAACGCCGATGTACGCAAGCTACCCATAGGCCGCTATTTTGATTTCGCCTACAGCGCCGAACAACTCAACGCCAGCAAACCCGCCCCCGATTTATTTCACGCAGCCCTACAACATAGCCAATGCCAACCCCATGAGTTAGTGCACATAGGCGACCACATAGAGCACGACGTGCAAGGCGCGCTAGATGCAGGCTGCCATGCGATTTGGTTGAACTGGGGGGAAGAGGCTTTGCCGCAAGGGCATAAGGCGCATGAGGTGAAGGGATTGGCTGAGGTGTTGGCGGCGGTGACTCGGATAGAGAGTGGTGAGAGGTAA
- a CDS encoding DUF6868 family protein — protein sequence MSIEQASQLLLYSCLLNYSVLFIWFLVICCGKDLLRRIHSCWFTLSEKRFDEIHYQLMGMYKLLIFVFNLSPYIVLKMVY from the coding sequence ATGAGCATAGAACAAGCCAGTCAATTGCTGTTGTATAGCTGCTTACTGAACTATAGCGTTTTATTCATTTGGTTTTTGGTAATCTGTTGTGGCAAAGATCTATTGCGGCGCATACACAGCTGCTGGTTTACGCTTAGTGAGAAACGCTTTGATGAAATACATTATCAACTGATGGGCATGTATAAATTATTAATTTTTGTTTTTAATTTATCACCTTATATAGTGCTAAAAATGGTCTATTAA
- a CDS encoding YifB family Mg chelatase-like AAA ATPase, translating to MSLAIVYTRAKRGIEAPLVSVETHLSNGLPALNIVGLPEAAVKESKDRVRSAIINSHFEFPARRITINLAPADLPKEGGRFDLPIALGILAASGQVPIESLESTEFIGELALTGDLRGVTGALAAAMQSQKDQRAIVVPAANADEAALAEQSTVFSVSNLLQLCAHLHQREQLSPHVRSVQQLPPINYPDLSDIKGQQQARRALEIAAAGQHNILFNGPPGTGKTMLASRLPGILPPLSQSEMLEVANLYSVSQQHKALHLYLQRPFRNPHHSASAVALVGGGSNPKPGEISLAHNGVLFLDELPEFQRNVLEVLREPLESGEIMISRANHQVCFPARFQLVAAMNPCPCGYFGDGERLCRCTPERIHRYREKISGPLLDRIDMQVSVNRIAPELLAHYDHNAAENSATVSLRVLAARNAQLQRQQKTNAQLTNKELAQHCSLDEQGQQLLNAASKKLQLSPRAYYRIIKVARTIADLQRRPAINFSDLSEAIGYRGQTGVAY from the coding sequence ATGTCACTCGCCATAGTTTATACCCGTGCCAAACGCGGCATAGAAGCCCCGCTCGTTAGCGTAGAAACCCATTTATCCAACGGCTTACCGGCCTTGAATATCGTCGGCTTACCTGAGGCGGCGGTTAAAGAATCGAAAGATCGTGTGCGCAGCGCCATTATCAATTCGCATTTTGAATTTCCCGCCCGCCGCATCACTATTAATTTAGCCCCCGCTGATTTACCTAAAGAAGGCGGCCGTTTTGATTTACCTATAGCACTGGGGATTTTAGCGGCCTCGGGGCAGGTACCGATAGAGTCACTAGAAAGCACCGAGTTTATCGGCGAGCTAGCCTTAACCGGCGACTTGCGCGGCGTTACTGGCGCGTTGGCTGCAGCCATGCAAAGCCAAAAAGATCAGCGCGCCATTGTTGTGCCCGCCGCCAATGCCGACGAAGCCGCACTGGCTGAACAAAGCACAGTGTTTAGTGTGAGCAATTTATTGCAGCTATGCGCGCACTTACACCAGCGTGAACAGCTCAGCCCCCATGTGCGCTCTGTGCAACAATTACCACCCATTAACTACCCCGACCTCAGTGATATTAAAGGCCAGCAACAGGCGCGCCGTGCGTTAGAAATTGCCGCCGCAGGCCAACATAATATTTTATTTAACGGGCCTCCCGGCACAGGCAAAACCATGCTAGCCAGCCGCCTGCCCGGCATACTGCCGCCGCTAAGCCAAAGCGAAATGCTGGAGGTAGCCAATCTCTATTCCGTTAGCCAACAGCACAAAGCGTTGCACTTATATCTGCAACGGCCTTTTCGCAATCCCCACCACAGCGCCTCAGCGGTAGCGTTAGTGGGCGGCGGCAGTAACCCCAAGCCCGGTGAAATCTCATTAGCTCATAATGGTGTTTTATTTTTGGATGAGCTGCCGGAATTTCAACGCAATGTGTTGGAGGTATTGCGCGAGCCTTTGGAGTCTGGCGAAATTATGATTAGCCGCGCCAATCACCAAGTGTGCTTTCCCGCCCGTTTTCAATTAGTGGCGGCGATGAATCCCTGCCCCTGCGGTTATTTTGGCGATGGCGAAAGACTGTGCCGCTGCACCCCCGAGCGCATACATCGCTACCGCGAGAAAATTTCTGGCCCTTTATTAGATCGCATCGATATGCAGGTGAGCGTAAATCGCATAGCGCCAGAGTTGCTTGCGCACTATGACCACAACGCCGCCGAAAATTCAGCTACTGTCAGCTTAAGAGTGTTAGCTGCCAGAAACGCACAGCTACAAAGGCAGCAAAAAACCAATGCCCAGTTAACGAATAAAGAGTTAGCGCAGCACTGCTCGCTAGATGAGCAAGGCCAACAACTGCTTAATGCCGCCAGCAAAAAACTACAACTCTCGCCCCGTGCTTATTACCGTATTATCAAAGTAGCTCGCACCATTGCCGATTTACAGCGTCGGCCTGCTATCAACTTTAGCGATTTGAGCGAAGCAATAGGCTATAGGGGCCAAACGGGTGTGGCGTATTGA
- a CDS encoding accessory factor UbiK family protein, translated as MMNDRIERFIAQAKQFLPSDATGKELEKNLRALASSSFSKLDLVTREEFEAQTAVLARTREKLEQLEQQLEQLNQQQ; from the coding sequence ATGATGAACGACCGCATAGAACGCTTTATTGCCCAAGCCAAACAATTTTTACCCAGCGATGCCACAGGCAAAGAGTTGGAAAAGAATTTACGTGCCCTAGCCAGTAGCAGCTTTAGCAAGCTGGACTTAGTGACTCGCGAAGAGTTTGAGGCCCAAACTGCGGTGCTGGCCCGCACCCGTGAAAAATTAGAACAACTAGAGCAGCAACTAGAACAGCTCAACCAACAACAATAA
- a CDS encoding LuxR C-terminal-related transcriptional regulator, whose protein sequence is MQEYANSLALLGHAIDQQGGADFFSALSQSFVALPHCGGHVVILYYPANAKPQCLYNDCKTENTYQLEVQAYIDSPYIFDPYYQAQLDGLADGAYRLRDIAPDNFKKTEYYKHYYLPSLLADELCYLVTLGEQEYIHFSITPADTSHKFPKSVLRYLDSLHTVIPALIKQHWQLSHTQTARPVGEHYLNNTLQHALKHFGSSLLSPREQQVLQMLLRGHSGKSAAQRLGISSETVKLHRKNMYQKLDVSTLSELFYLFIDSLSLANTNSPSDPLIKYMGKQVAST, encoded by the coding sequence ATGCAAGAATATGCCAACAGCCTAGCGCTATTAGGTCACGCTATAGACCAACAGGGCGGTGCGGATTTTTTTAGCGCTTTAAGCCAAAGTTTTGTAGCGTTACCGCACTGTGGTGGCCATGTGGTGATTTTGTATTATCCCGCCAACGCCAAGCCCCAATGCCTGTATAACGACTGTAAAACCGAAAACACTTACCAGTTAGAGGTACAGGCTTATATTGATAGCCCGTATATTTTTGATCCCTATTACCAAGCCCAGCTGGACGGCTTAGCCGATGGCGCCTACCGTCTGCGCGATATAGCCCCCGATAACTTTAAGAAAACGGAATATTATAAGCATTACTACCTGCCCTCGCTGTTAGCCGATGAGCTTTGTTATTTGGTCACGCTGGGGGAGCAGGAGTACATCCACTTTTCTATTACCCCCGCCGATACCAGCCACAAGTTTCCCAAAAGTGTGCTGCGTTACTTAGATAGCCTGCACACGGTGATACCGGCCTTAATTAAGCAGCACTGGCAGCTTAGCCACACACAAACAGCCCGCCCGGTTGGCGAGCACTACCTTAATAACACCCTGCAACATGCGCTTAAACATTTTGGCAGTTCGCTGTTATCACCCCGCGAGCAGCAAGTGTTGCAAATGCTATTGCGCGGCCACTCGGGTAAGTCGGCGGCGCAGCGGCTGGGCATATCTAGTGAGACGGTAAAACTACACCGTAAGAATATGTATCAAAAATTGGATGTAAGTACGCTATCGGAATTGTTTTATTTGTTTATCGATTCGCTGTCGCTAGCCAACACCAATAGCCCTAGTGATCCCTTAATAAAATATATGGGGAAACAAGTCGCTAGTACCTAG
- a CDS encoding ammonium transporter — protein MENSIFELQYALDTFYFLICGALVMWMAAGFAMLEAGLVRSKNTTEILTKNIALYAIACVLYMAVGYELMYDKGLGMFLSGIVGDGVSDVAAADKASYAPSADFFFQVVFVATAMSIVSGAVAERMKLWAFLLFAVVLTGFIYPIEGSWTWGGKSVLGLYNLGDLGFSDFAGSGIVHMAGAAAALAGVLLLGPRKGKYNAQGQVVAIPGANLPMATLGTFILWLGWFGFNGGSVLATASVNAANSVAVVFMNTNMAAAGGLIGALLTARVLFGKADLTMVLNGVLAGLVVITAEPSTPSPLQATLFGLVAGVLVVLSIIGLDKLKIDDPVGAISVHGVVGLLGLLMVPLTNDSSTLLGQVVGALTIFTWVFVSSLIVWGLIKLVMGIRVSEEEEYQGGDLAECGMEAYPEFISQ, from the coding sequence ATGGAAAACTCGATTTTTGAACTGCAGTACGCTTTAGATACGTTTTATTTTTTAATCTGTGGCGCATTGGTCATGTGGATGGCGGCAGGCTTTGCCATGTTAGAGGCGGGCTTGGTGCGCTCTAAAAACACCACTGAAATTTTAACCAAAAACATTGCCCTGTATGCCATCGCCTGCGTCCTGTATATGGCGGTGGGTTACGAGCTTATGTATGACAAAGGCTTGGGCATGTTTCTTAGCGGCATAGTCGGTGATGGCGTGAGCGACGTTGCCGCTGCCGATAAAGCCAGCTACGCTCCCTCGGCGGATTTTTTCTTTCAGGTAGTGTTTGTGGCTACCGCTATGTCTATAGTGTCGGGCGCGGTGGCCGAGCGCATGAAGCTGTGGGCGTTCTTATTGTTTGCGGTAGTGCTCACCGGTTTTATTTACCCTATAGAAGGCTCGTGGACCTGGGGCGGCAAGTCAGTTCTGGGTTTATACAATCTGGGCGATTTAGGCTTTTCTGATTTTGCCGGTTCGGGCATTGTGCATATGGCCGGTGCGGCTGCCGCTTTAGCGGGGGTGTTACTACTAGGCCCCCGCAAAGGTAAATACAACGCCCAGGGCCAGGTGGTGGCCATACCGGGTGCTAACTTGCCCATGGCAACACTGGGCACCTTTATTTTATGGCTGGGCTGGTTTGGCTTTAACGGCGGCTCAGTATTAGCCACCGCCAGCGTTAATGCGGCCAACAGCGTAGCCGTGGTGTTTATGAATACCAATATGGCGGCGGCCGGAGGTTTAATCGGAGCGTTGCTAACGGCTAGAGTGCTATTTGGCAAAGCCGATTTAACCATGGTGCTAAACGGTGTGTTAGCCGGCCTAGTGGTGATTACCGCCGAGCCTTCTACGCCCAGCCCGCTACAGGCCACCTTGTTTGGTTTGGTTGCTGGGGTGCTGGTGGTGTTGAGTATTATCGGCCTTGATAAACTAAAAATTGATGACCCCGTAGGTGCGATCTCAGTGCACGGCGTGGTGGGTCTGCTGGGCTTGTTAATGGTGCCGCTCACTAATGATAGCTCGACCCTACTGGGGCAGGTAGTAGGCGCGCTTACCATATTTACTTGGGTGTTTGTGAGCAGCCTTATTGTTTGGGGCCTGATCAAGCTGGTTATGGGTATACGAGTGAGTGAAGAGGAGGAGTATCAAGGGGGTGACTTAGCCGAGTGCGGTATGGAAGCCTACCCTGAGTTTATTAGCCAATAG
- a CDS encoding DUF484 family protein translates to MSKHNNDIEVTEEQVALYLKNHPGFFLKRDDLLCEIELTHSSGEAVSLLERQVSLLRERNMDIRSRLNSLLDNARNNDRLFEKTKAIVLALLEAKSLDSIVNTLTRGLKNEFAMDYASLILFADPQTHRNSASRIVPLDDAFHAIPGLLKSNKATCGVLRPEELAFLFPNQHRDVGSAAVVPLSFGHPLGVIAIGSKDSHYFRSSMGTLFLGYIAEVLNRILPRYLSLN, encoded by the coding sequence GTGAGTAAGCATAATAACGATATTGAAGTCACTGAAGAGCAAGTGGCGCTATACCTAAAAAACCACCCCGGCTTTTTTCTAAAACGTGACGACTTGCTGTGCGAAATTGAGCTAACGCACTCCAGCGGTGAAGCCGTATCGCTGCTAGAGCGGCAAGTAAGCCTGTTGCGCGAGCGCAATATGGATATACGCAGCCGCCTTAACAGCCTGCTAGACAATGCCCGCAACAACGACCGCCTGTTTGAAAAAACCAAAGCCATAGTGCTAGCCCTGCTAGAAGCCAAAAGCCTAGACAGCATTGTTAACACCCTTACCCGCGGCTTAAAAAACGAATTCGCCATGGACTATGCCAGCCTGATTTTGTTTGCCGACCCGCAAACCCATCGCAACAGTGCCTCACGCATAGTGCCCTTGGATGACGCCTTTCACGCCATACCCGGCCTACTAAAAAGCAACAAGGCCACCTGCGGCGTATTGCGCCCCGAAGAGCTGGCGTTTTTATTCCCCAACCAACATAGAGACGTAGGCTCCGCCGCTGTTGTGCCGTTAAGCTTTGGCCACCCGCTGGGCGTCATTGCCATAGGCAGCAAAGACTCGCACTATTTTCGCTCCAGCATGGGGACCTTGTTTTTAGGCTACATCGCCGAAGTGCTTAACCGCATACTGCCTCGCTACCTCAGCTTAAACTAA
- a CDS encoding DUF1272 domain-containing protein, with protein sequence MDNQAVFCAFECTFCQNCLVNILNNIRPNCFGNLVQRLIQSAAELKNYPASTKRVLKKYA encoded by the coding sequence ATAGACAATCAAGCCGTTTTCTGTGCTTTTGAATGCACATTCTGCCAAAATTGCTTGGTGAATATTTTAAACAATATACGCCCTAATTGTTTCGGCAATTTAGTTCAACGCCTTATTCAGTCGGCAGCCGAACTAAAAAATTATCCTGCATCGACCAAACGCGTACTTAAAAAGTACGCTTAA
- the xerC gene encoding tyrosine recombinase XerC: MSREDWQQQIDEFIDELNTVRRLSPHTLSSYRRDLEKFAQYCNSINIAHAELALSAHVRQWVAAQFRQGASGRSLQRGLSSLRSFYKYRTRKGSQHNPALGIAAPKSAKKLPKALDADSVGQLLNIDTDNWIGLRDCAILELFYSSGLRLSELVGINIHDIDWGDALLTVTGKGNKSRSLPIGRYAISALQAWLAVREQVTPADNALFIGNKGQRLGQRAIQLRLKKHSLVQGMNQNVNPHMLRHSFASHMLESSGDLRAVQELLGHANISTTQVYTHLDFQHLAKVYDAAHPRANRSKKSSK, from the coding sequence ATGAGCCGCGAGGATTGGCAACAGCAAATCGATGAGTTCATCGATGAGCTAAACACCGTGCGCAGGCTCTCGCCCCACACCCTTAGCAGCTATCGCCGCGACTTAGAAAAATTCGCCCAGTACTGCAACAGCATCAACATAGCCCACGCCGAACTAGCCCTTAGCGCCCATGTGCGGCAGTGGGTAGCAGCGCAGTTTCGACAAGGGGCCAGCGGCCGCAGCCTGCAGCGCGGGCTATCATCACTGCGCAGCTTTTATAAATACCGCACTCGCAAAGGCAGCCAACACAACCCCGCACTGGGTATAGCCGCACCCAAGTCCGCCAAGAAACTGCCCAAAGCCCTAGACGCCGACAGCGTGGGGCAACTACTCAACATAGACACCGACAATTGGATAGGGCTGCGCGACTGCGCCATTTTAGAATTGTTTTACTCCTCGGGTTTGCGGCTATCCGAATTGGTGGGCATTAATATTCACGATATAGACTGGGGCGATGCCCTGCTCACCGTCACCGGTAAAGGTAATAAAAGCCGCAGCCTGCCCATAGGCCGTTACGCCATTAGCGCGCTGCAAGCTTGGCTGGCGGTGCGCGAACAAGTTACCCCCGCAGACAACGCGCTGTTTATAGGCAACAAAGGCCAACGCTTAGGCCAGCGCGCCATACAACTACGGTTAAAAAAACACAGCCTAGTGCAGGGCATGAACCAAAACGTCAACCCGCATATGCTGCGTCACTCCTTTGCCAGCCATATGCTGGAATCCAGCGGCGATCTACGCGCAGTGCAAGAACTGCTAGGCCACGCCAATATCTCCACCACCCAGGTGTATACGCATTTAGATTTTCAACACCTAGCCAAGGTGTATGACGCCGCCCACCCGCGTGCCAACCGCAGTAAAAAAAGCAGTAAATAG
- a CDS encoding pseudouridine synthase family protein has protein sequence MDEPQEFHIAITTPSLAVAVLASHSGYSKQVIKTFMQQGAVWLSRGKHTRRLRRAKAALHSGDQLHAYINPDVLAASVPAAQLIADEGAYSIWHKPYGMLSQGSKWGDHCTISRWAETQLQPERPAFIVHRLDRATSGLMVIAHSKTMAQQFSSLFAQRKIEKKYQAIAMGDFSAQPQPLTVSLALNGKAACSHFYHLAYDSEKNQSLLDVQIESGRKHQIRQHLASIGFPIVGDRLYGQLPEGQSYSNDLQLCAYYLAFNCPVSGEAKQYRLSDDVLLSL, from the coding sequence ATGGATGAGCCGCAAGAATTTCATATCGCCATCACCACACCTAGCCTTGCAGTTGCGGTATTAGCATCTCACTCTGGATATTCAAAACAAGTCATTAAAACATTTATGCAGCAGGGGGCGGTGTGGTTAAGCCGTGGCAAGCATACTCGACGCTTACGGCGAGCTAAGGCTGCGCTGCATAGTGGTGATCAATTACATGCCTATATCAATCCCGACGTACTGGCCGCCAGCGTGCCGGCAGCGCAGCTAATTGCCGACGAAGGCGCATACAGTATTTGGCATAAGCCCTATGGTATGTTGTCGCAGGGTTCTAAATGGGGCGACCATTGCACCATTAGCCGCTGGGCAGAAACCCAATTACAACCTGAGCGGCCAGCTTTTATTGTGCATAGGTTAGATAGAGCCACTAGCGGTTTAATGGTGATTGCACACAGCAAAACCATGGCGCAGCAGTTCTCCAGTCTTTTTGCCCAGCGAAAAATAGAAAAAAAATACCAAGCGATAGCGATGGGGGATTTTAGTGCCCAGCCGCAACCGTTAACAGTAAGTTTGGCGTTGAATGGTAAAGCAGCTTGCAGTCATTTTTATCACCTGGCTTATGACAGTGAAAAAAACCAATCACTGCTGGACGTGCAAATAGAAAGTGGCCGCAAACACCAAATACGTCAGCACTTGGCGAGCATAGGTTTTCCTATAGTAGGCGATAGATTATATGGCCAGTTGCCGGAAGGCCAAAGTTACAGTAATGATTTGCAGTTGTGCGCCTATTATTTAGCCTTTAATTGCCCTGTGAGTGGCGAAGCTAAACAGTATAGGCTCAGTGACGATGTATTATTGTCGCTATAA
- the dapF gene encoding diaminopimelate epimerase, whose amino-acid sequence MLLRFTKMHGLGNDFVVIDLITQRYRLRQKDLLHIADRHFGIGCDQILVVEPPRNPEVDFCYRIYNCDGSEVEQCGNGARCFAQFVLDKKLTGKSKIKVETSSGVIELAVTADQQVRVNMGKPILNPSDIPFTADSQAASYTLEQAGQNYSLGAVSMGNPHGVLVVDNVDSAPVAQLGPQLEAHPRFPQKANIGFMQVVDRRHIKLRVFERGVGETLACGTGACAAVVAGQEQGLLDQSVTVQLPGGQLLIEWRGPGHPVMMTGPATTVFEGTIQL is encoded by the coding sequence ATGCTGTTACGCTTTACCAAAATGCACGGCCTAGGTAACGACTTCGTGGTGATAGACCTCATCACCCAACGTTACCGCCTGCGTCAAAAAGACCTACTACACATAGCCGACCGCCACTTTGGCATAGGCTGCGATCAAATCTTAGTGGTAGAGCCGCCCCGCAATCCCGAAGTAGACTTTTGCTACCGCATCTACAACTGCGATGGCAGCGAAGTAGAGCAATGCGGCAATGGCGCGCGCTGCTTTGCCCAATTTGTGCTGGATAAAAAACTCACCGGCAAAAGCAAAATCAAAGTAGAAACTAGCAGCGGCGTGATAGAGCTGGCGGTTACCGCCGACCAACAAGTGCGCGTTAACATGGGCAAGCCTATATTAAACCCTAGCGACATCCCCTTTACTGCCGACAGCCAGGCCGCCAGCTACACCCTAGAGCAGGCCGGGCAAAACTACAGCCTGGGCGCCGTTTCTATGGGCAACCCCCACGGCGTATTAGTCGTCGATAACGTAGACAGCGCCCCGGTTGCGCAACTAGGGCCACAGCTAGAGGCACACCCACGCTTTCCGCAAAAAGCCAACATAGGCTTTATGCAGGTGGTGGACCGTCGCCATATAAAACTGCGGGTGTTTGAGCGCGGCGTAGGTGAAACCCTAGCCTGCGGCACCGGCGCTTGCGCTGCGGTAGTCGCTGGCCAAGAACAAGGCCTACTAGACCAAAGCGTTACCGTACAGCTACCCGGCGGCCAATTACTGATAGAGTGGCGCGGCCCGGGCCATCCCGTTATGATGACGGGGCCTGCCACCACAGTATTTGAAGGGACGATTCAACTATAA
- the glnK gene encoding P-II family nitrogen regulator, whose product MKLVTAVIKPFKLDDVRESLSEIGVQGITVTEVKGFGRQKGHTELYRGAEYVVDFLPKVKLETVVADDRVEQVIEAITNAANTGKIGDGKIFVSPIEQIIRIRTGETGAEAV is encoded by the coding sequence ATGAAATTGGTAACCGCTGTGATCAAGCCGTTCAAACTGGATGATGTCAGGGAATCCTTATCGGAGATAGGCGTGCAAGGCATTACCGTCACCGAGGTTAAGGGTTTTGGTAGGCAAAAAGGCCATACCGAGTTATATCGTGGTGCTGAGTATGTGGTCGACTTCTTGCCCAAGGTTAAATTAGAAACCGTGGTCGCCGACGATAGGGTAGAGCAGGTGATAGAGGCCATCACCAATGCCGCCAACACCGGCAAGATAGGCGATGGCAAAATTTTTGTGTCGCCCATAGAGCAAATCATACGTATACGTACCGGTGAAACTGGCGCCGAAGCGGTGTAG